In a single window of the Magnolia sinica isolate HGM2019 chromosome 7, MsV1, whole genome shotgun sequence genome:
- the LOC131251757 gene encoding ethylene-responsive transcription factor ERF017-like gives MVRRPSKQRRPEITEYSVNSRYKGVRMRKWGKWVAEVRLPNSRERIWLGSYDEPEKAARAYDAAVFCLRGPSAKLNFPETPPEIPSAERLTREQIRAEAARFAHSRPAAASETQMPVESSWASSASEFRAESSSALLDATAAAFDDMSVECFFPAGERLLQDEEEEEENCGGDAFYQSPGLWNF, from the coding sequence ATGGTGAGACGACCTTCAAAGCAGCGTAGGCCGGAAATAACGGAATATTCCGTTAATAGCCGTTATAAAGGCGTTAGGATGAGGAAATGGGGGAAATGGGTGGCGGAGGTACGGCTTCCGAATAGCAGAGAGAGGATTTGGTTAGGATCGTATGACGAGCCGGAGAAGGCGGCGAGGGCGTACGATGCTGCCGTTTTCTGCTTACGTGGACCGTCGGCGAAGCTTAATTTTCCGGAGACTCCGCCGGAGATACCGTCGGCGGAGAGGCTGACACGGGAGCAGATCCGGGCGGAGGCGGCGAGGTTCGCGCACAGTAGGCCTGCAGCGGCGTCGGAGACGCAGATGCCGGTGGAATCTTCGTGGGCGTCGTCGGCGTCGGAATTTAGGGCGGAGAGTTCGTCTGCGTTGCTGGACGCGACGGCGGCCGCGTTCGATGATATGTCCGTGGAGTGCTTCTTTCCGGCGGGGGAGAGGTTGTTgcaggatgaggaggaggaggaggagaattgCGGCGGTGACGCATTTTATCAGTCGCCGGGTCTTTGGAACTTCTGA
- the LOC131251759 gene encoding ethylene-responsive transcription factor ERF017-like — protein sequence MVKPISNVRSASDEELRYKGVRKRKWGKWVSEIRLPNSRERIWLGSYDTPEKAARAFDAAVFCLRGKKAKFNFPENPPEIAAGGTLSPAEIQVVAARFANEAPPPRPERVVVSSSAASSELSSPPSSEVSEGGPHSGESELKMDWSFLDFLEPKGFNESTLDFGLFPAGFDHLSGGDFGQFPEADFGVDNGGFSQSSLLWDF from the coding sequence ATGGTAAAACCGATCTCGAACGTTAGAAGTGCCAGCGATGAAGAGCTCCGCTACAAGGGCGTCAGGAAGAGGAAATGGGGGAAATGGGTGTCAGAGATCCGCCTCCCGAATAGCCGGGAAAGAATCTGGCTCGGATCTTACGATACGCCGGAGAAGGCCGCTAGGGCCTTCGACGCTGCCGTTTTCTGCTTACGTGGCAAGAAAGCGAAATTCAACTTCCCTGAGAATCCGCCGGAGATTGCTGCTGGCGGGACGCTAAGCCCGGCGGAGATACAGGTGGTTGCAGCCAGGTTCGCCAACGAGGCGCCTCCACCGAGGCCGGAAAGGGTTGTGGTGTCGTCGTCAGCGGCGTCGTCGGAATTGTCGTCGCCGCCGTCGTCGGAAGTTTCGGAAGGCGGACCGCACAGTGGAGAGAGCGAGCTGAAGATGGATTGGTCGTTTTTGGATTTCCTGGAACCCAAGGGATTCAACGAGAGCACGTTGGATTTCGGCCTTTTTCCGGCGGGATTCGATCATCTTTCCGGCGGGGATTTTGGGCAGTTTCCAGAGGCGGATTTTGGAGTGGATAATGGGGGTTTTTCTCAAAGTTCACTGCTGTGGGATTTCTAA